One stretch of Xanthomonas sp. DAR 35659 DNA includes these proteins:
- a CDS encoding phosphatidate cytidylyltransferase yields MTRTRVIAALIMAPLAICAILLLPTQWLAALAALIFLIGLWEWLKLAEVDDTLPRTILLMLNLLLMVLLVWASAGSLVLFQLTTLVGVGWWCVALLWLGFYRFGSDHATYARVFKLAAGTLAIVPAWAALGLIHASEPNGHRWLLTALATVWAADSGAYFAGRQFGKHKLAPRISPNKTVEGLIGGLLAGLIVAAGFGWLAGVTLPQLPGLLTVAAVSVLASVVGDLFESLLKRHVGAKDSGNVIPGHGGVLDRVDGVLAALPIFALGKDIFGF; encoded by the coding sequence ATGACCCGTACCCGCGTCATCGCCGCGCTGATCATGGCCCCGCTGGCCATCTGCGCCATCCTGCTGCTGCCGACCCAGTGGCTGGCGGCGCTGGCCGCCCTGATCTTCCTGATCGGCCTGTGGGAATGGCTGAAGCTGGCCGAGGTCGACGACACCCTGCCGCGCACCATCCTGCTGATGCTCAACCTGCTGCTGATGGTGCTGCTGGTGTGGGCCTCGGCCGGCTCGCTGGTGCTGTTCCAGCTCACCACCCTGGTCGGCGTCGGCTGGTGGTGCGTGGCGCTGCTGTGGCTGGGCTTCTACCGCTTCGGCTCCGACCACGCCACCTATGCGCGCGTGTTCAAGCTCGCCGCCGGCACCCTGGCGATCGTCCCGGCCTGGGCCGCGCTGGGCCTGATCCACGCCAGCGAGCCGAACGGCCACCGCTGGCTGCTGACCGCGCTGGCCACGGTGTGGGCGGCCGATTCCGGCGCCTATTTCGCCGGCCGCCAGTTCGGCAAGCACAAGCTGGCGCCGCGGATCAGCCCCAACAAGACCGTGGAAGGGCTGATCGGCGGGCTGCTGGCCGGGCTGATCGTGGCCGCCGGCTTCGGCTGGCTGGCCGGGGTGACCCTGCCGCAGTTGCCCGGGCTGCTGACCGTCGCCGCGGTCAGCGTGCTGGCCTCGGTGGTCGGCGACCTGTTCGAGAGCCTGCTCAAGCGCCACGTCGGCGCCAAGGATTCGGGCAACGTGATCCCCGGCCATGGCGGCGTGCTGGACCGGGTCGACGGCGTGCTGGCGGCGCTGCCGATCTTCGCGCTGGGCAAGGACATCTTCGGGTTCTAG
- the dxr gene encoding 1-deoxy-D-xylulose-5-phosphate reductoisomerase, which translates to MQTLGTGRGASDAVRHIAVLGATGSIGASALDVIARHPQRLRASVLAAGSNVAALLALCAAHRPAHAVIADPALYPALRDGLRDAGLRTQAHAGAAALDQLVASDACDSVVAAIVGAAGLASTLAAARAGKRLLLANKEALVLAGELVTAAAAAAGAEIIPIDSEHNAIFQCLRSRQAGTEVRRVLLTASGGPFRGWDRARLQTVTPAQAVAHPKWSMGPKISVDSATLMNKGLEVIEAHHLFALAPERIEVLVHPQSLVHSLVEFIDGSTLAQMGLPDMRTTLAVGLGWPQRIASGVAGLDLLAHGRLDFEPADLDAFPCLGLAWRAMRAGGSAPAILNAANEVAVSAFLQGRIGFLSIPALVENALTVLPAGAADSLDALLAADAQSRQLTELAIARQPAHV; encoded by the coding sequence ATGCAGACTCTCGGGACAGGCCGCGGCGCCAGCGACGCCGTCCGCCACATCGCCGTGCTCGGCGCCACCGGCTCGATCGGCGCCTCGGCGCTGGACGTGATCGCGCGCCATCCGCAGCGGCTGCGCGCCAGCGTGCTGGCCGCCGGCAGCAACGTCGCCGCGCTGCTGGCGCTGTGCGCCGCGCACCGGCCCGCGCACGCGGTGATCGCCGACCCGGCGCTGTACCCGGCGCTGCGCGACGGCCTGCGCGATGCCGGACTGCGCACCCAGGCGCACGCCGGCGCCGCCGCGCTGGACCAACTCGTCGCCAGCGACGCCTGCGACAGCGTGGTCGCCGCCATCGTCGGCGCCGCCGGCCTGGCCTCGACCCTGGCCGCCGCGCGCGCCGGCAAGCGCCTGCTGCTGGCCAACAAGGAAGCGCTGGTGCTGGCCGGCGAACTGGTCACCGCGGCGGCGGCGGCGGCCGGCGCCGAGATCATCCCGATCGACAGCGAGCACAACGCGATCTTCCAGTGCCTGCGCTCGCGCCAGGCCGGCACCGAGGTGCGACGGGTGCTGCTGACCGCCTCCGGCGGCCCGTTCCGCGGCTGGGACCGCGCGCGCCTGCAGACGGTGACGCCGGCGCAGGCGGTGGCCCACCCCAAGTGGTCGATGGGCCCGAAGATCTCGGTGGACTCGGCCACCCTGATGAACAAGGGCCTGGAGGTCATCGAGGCGCATCACCTGTTCGCGCTGGCGCCCGAGCGCATCGAGGTGCTGGTGCACCCGCAGAGCCTGGTGCACTCGCTGGTGGAGTTCATCGACGGTTCCACCTTGGCGCAGATGGGCCTGCCGGACATGCGCACCACGCTGGCGGTGGGCCTGGGCTGGCCGCAGCGGATCGCCTCCGGCGTCGCCGGCCTGGACCTGCTGGCGCATGGCCGCCTGGACTTCGAGCCGGCCGACCTGGACGCCTTCCCCTGCCTGGGCCTGGCCTGGCGCGCGATGCGGGCCGGCGGCAGCGCCCCGGCGATCCTGAACGCGGCCAACGAAGTGGCCGTTTCAGCCTTTCTTCAGGGCCGGATCGGTTTCCTATCGATTCCTGCGCTGGTCGAGAACGCCCTGACCGTGCTGCCTGCAGGCGCGGCCGATTCGCTGGACGCGCTGCTCGCGGCGGACGCGCAATCGCGCCAGCTCACCGAACTCGCCATCGCCCGTCAGCCCGCCCATGTCTGA
- a CDS encoding molecular chaperone, translated as MRRRHRARLAGLLLAVLPGLAAAAGVRISPMIVRLAADAQTAEIWLDNTQDRPWQAQARLYRWHQTNGAEQLLPTDDVQLSPQLLDIPAHGRQLLRVVRTGPGATDREQAYRLVLEERPAADAATADPRLLLRYSTPVFLSAPGAAAAPALSASVVVDVHGPELQVRNRGNAYARLSDLSFVGADGRTVTLFHNLAGYVLAGEQKRWPLPAELGTARGGHFAARLDGDAALQALPAE; from the coding sequence GTGCGCCGGCGCCATCGCGCACGCCTAGCCGGCCTGCTGCTGGCGGTGCTGCCGGGCCTGGCCGCGGCCGCCGGGGTGCGCATCAGCCCGATGATCGTGCGCCTCGCCGCCGATGCGCAGACCGCCGAGATCTGGCTGGACAACACCCAGGACCGGCCCTGGCAGGCCCAGGCCCGGCTGTACCGCTGGCATCAGACCAACGGCGCGGAGCAGTTGCTGCCGACCGACGACGTCCAGCTCAGCCCGCAACTGCTCGACATTCCCGCGCACGGGCGGCAATTGTTGCGGGTGGTCCGCACCGGGCCGGGCGCGACCGACCGCGAACAGGCCTACCGCCTGGTCCTGGAAGAGCGCCCGGCGGCGGACGCCGCCACCGCCGACCCACGCCTGCTGCTGCGCTATTCCACCCCGGTGTTCCTGTCCGCGCCCGGCGCCGCGGCGGCCCCCGCGCTCAGCGCCAGCGTGGTCGTCGACGTCCACGGCCCGGAACTGCAGGTGCGTAATCGCGGCAACGCGTACGCACGGCTCAGCGACCTGAGCTTCGTCGGCGCCGACGGCCGCACGGTGACCCTGTTCCACAACCTGGCCGGCTACGTGCTGGCCGGCGAACAGAAGCGCTGGCCGCTGCCGGCCGAGCTCGGCACCGCGCGCGGCGGCCATTTCGCCGCCCGCCTGGACGGCGACGCGGCGCTGCAGGCGCTGCCGGCCGAATGA
- the rpsB gene encoding 30S ribosomal protein S2 translates to MPQVTMRQMLEAGVHFGHQTRYWNPKMAPYIFGARGKIHIINLEKTVPLFNDAMNFISSVAQKRGTILFLGTKRSARDSVKEEAERCGQPFMTQRWLGGTLTNFRTVKQSVARLKELEAAETDGTFDKLVKHEVLTLRRERDKLQASLGGIKEMNRLPDALFVIDIGHEDIAIKEAKKLGIPVIAVVDTNYNPELVDYAIPGNDDAIRAVQLYARAAADAVLEGKAAAPNAASVREDEFSEAGDDKGRGPRKNGKKAEEAAAPAAE, encoded by the coding sequence ATGCCTCAGGTCACCATGCGTCAGATGCTGGAAGCCGGCGTCCACTTCGGCCACCAGACCCGCTACTGGAACCCCAAGATGGCGCCGTACATCTTCGGCGCGCGCGGCAAGATCCACATCATCAACCTCGAGAAGACGGTTCCGCTGTTCAACGACGCGATGAACTTCATCTCCAGCGTCGCGCAGAAGCGCGGCACCATCCTGTTCCTGGGCACCAAGCGCAGCGCCCGCGACTCGGTGAAGGAAGAAGCCGAGCGTTGCGGCCAGCCGTTCATGACCCAGCGCTGGCTGGGCGGCACGCTGACCAACTTCCGCACCGTCAAGCAGTCGGTGGCGCGCCTGAAGGAGCTGGAAGCGGCCGAGACCGACGGCACCTTCGACAAGCTGGTCAAGCACGAAGTGCTGACCCTGCGCCGCGAGCGCGACAAGCTGCAGGCCTCGCTGGGCGGCATCAAGGAAATGAACCGCCTGCCCGACGCGCTGTTCGTCATCGACATCGGCCATGAAGACATCGCCATCAAGGAAGCCAAGAAGCTCGGCATCCCGGTGATCGCGGTGGTCGACACCAACTACAACCCGGAACTGGTGGACTACGCCATCCCCGGCAACGACGACGCCATCCGCGCCGTGCAGCTGTACGCCCGCGCCGCCGCCGACGCCGTGCTGGAAGGCAAGGCCGCCGCGCCGAACGCCGCCAGCGTGCGCGAGGACGAGTTCAGCGAAGCCGGCGACGACAAGGGCCGCGGCCCGCGCAAGAACGGCAAGAAGGCCGAAGAAGCCGCCGCTCCCGCCGCCGAGTAA
- a CDS encoding spore coat U domain-containing protein, with amino-acid sequence MSAAVWRCCLALALALAAALAPLRAGATTTCTAVATALDFGSVSNSAATDTSAQITVTCQTGALSILGTIYVRMCLNIGEGAQGGGLGIAPRRMLNPLSDSLSFQLYRDSARSLIWGSTLNASTPLQVDLTYSSLVTGGSGSASYTLYGRIPLQSGIATGTYQNNFSGVYTNLQYRYDEPLIGTPASMPASCTTGGTGGASAVQFPFVGSATVAPVCTIASIADLDFGTQSGLVDTALNYTTTLSMNCRRRTAWQVSLDNGQNASGTVRRMRNAAGQYLTYELYRDAARSQRWGSTLNSDTQTGTGTGSAQSLILYGRVPAAQTPRPGSYSDVVKVTVTY; translated from the coding sequence GTGAGCGCCGCCGTCTGGCGCTGCTGCCTGGCACTGGCCCTGGCGCTGGCCGCCGCACTGGCGCCGCTGCGCGCCGGCGCCACCACCACCTGCACGGCGGTGGCCACCGCGCTGGACTTCGGCAGCGTCTCCAACAGCGCGGCCACCGACACCTCCGCGCAGATCACCGTCACCTGCCAGACCGGCGCGCTCAGCATCCTCGGCACCATCTACGTGCGCATGTGCCTGAACATCGGCGAAGGCGCGCAGGGCGGCGGCCTGGGCATCGCGCCGCGGCGCATGCTCAACCCGCTCAGCGACAGCCTCAGCTTCCAGCTCTACCGCGACAGCGCGCGCAGCCTGATCTGGGGCAGCACGCTGAACGCCTCCACCCCGCTGCAGGTGGACCTGACCTATTCCTCGCTGGTGACCGGCGGCAGCGGCAGCGCCAGCTACACCCTCTACGGGCGCATCCCCTTGCAGAGCGGCATCGCCACCGGGACGTACCAGAACAACTTCAGCGGGGTCTACACCAACCTGCAGTACCGCTACGACGAACCGCTGATCGGCACCCCGGCGAGCATGCCCGCCTCCTGCACCACCGGCGGCACCGGCGGCGCCAGCGCGGTGCAGTTCCCGTTCGTCGGCTCGGCCACTGTGGCCCCGGTCTGCACCATCGCCAGCATCGCCGACCTGGACTTCGGCACCCAGTCCGGCCTGGTCGACACCGCGCTCAACTACACCACCACGCTCAGCATGAACTGCCGCCGGCGCACCGCCTGGCAGGTCAGCCTGGACAATGGCCAGAACGCCAGCGGCACCGTCCGCCGCATGCGCAACGCCGCCGGGCAGTACCTGACCTACGAGCTGTACCGCGACGCGGCGCGCAGCCAGCGCTGGGGCAGCACCCTCAACAGCGACACCCAGACCGGCACCGGCACCGGCAGCGCGCAATCGCTGATCCTGTACGGTCGGGTCCCGGCGGCGCAGACCCCGCGCCCGGGCAGCTACAGCGACGTGGTCAAGGTCACGGTCACCTACTGA
- the frr gene encoding ribosome recycling factor: protein MLNDIKQDAQTRMAKSIEALRHTLIKVRTGRASTALVEHLKVNYYGSEMPLSQVASVAVADARSLTITPWEKQMVSAVEKAILASDLGLTPNTAGTTIRLNLPALTEERRRELSKVVHGEGEDTKVAIRNIRRDANQQIKDLLKDKKVTEDEARGSEDDIQKLTDKAIKDVDEVVKGKEQELMAV, encoded by the coding sequence ATGCTCAACGACATCAAGCAAGACGCACAGACCCGCATGGCCAAGAGCATCGAGGCGCTGCGGCATACGCTGATCAAGGTCCGCACCGGCCGCGCCTCCACCGCCCTGGTCGAGCACCTGAAGGTCAATTACTACGGCTCGGAGATGCCGCTGAGCCAGGTCGCCAGCGTTGCCGTCGCCGACGCCCGTTCGCTGACCATCACCCCGTGGGAAAAGCAGATGGTCAGCGCGGTGGAGAAGGCGATCCTGGCCTCCGACCTGGGCCTGACCCCGAACACCGCCGGCACCACCATCCGCCTCAACCTGCCCGCGCTCACCGAGGAGCGCCGCCGCGAGCTGTCCAAGGTCGTGCACGGCGAAGGCGAGGACACCAAGGTCGCGATCCGCAACATCCGCCGCGACGCCAACCAGCAGATCAAGGATCTGCTCAAGGACAAGAAGGTCACCGAGGACGAGGCCCGCGGCAGCGAGGACGACATCCAGAAGCTGACCGACAAGGCGATCAAGGACGTGGACGAGGTGGTCAAGGGCAAGGAACAGGAACTGATGGCGGTCTGA
- a CDS encoding HDOD domain-containing protein, protein MRPELEAILAHSRNLPSPPGIALRIIELAQDPDVDLATTADTIAMDMALSARMLRIANSPLYASRRRVDNLGQALTMLGLNAALSLALGFSMVHSLRDGSTANDLQERIWRRSVLSALASRMLGQAAGLRKHEELMLAGLLQDMGALALLHVCYDEYAPLLREAGDDGTGQGLSARERERLGCDRAEVGAWLAQKWKLPEYLQRSIGRGAGTAPVADTFARCVQLSGAIADIWLASDTDAARSVAMERAYRDLQLDSRRFDEVIAGIAATLPEIAPIFDVRIAQPERIDAIISHARELMVLRNLREIQEATQARHQADETEHRARRLAEQASRDALTGVYNRHQLDTLLAQQFDLASRHDWPLSVAFIDLDDFKKINDAHGHLIGDQVLRAFAQALQPLLRSSDTVARFGGEEFLVLLPNTSEEAALNVIRRILAELVQRPMAQVKGEPLYVSFSAGIATQGGHERFSSAQELLQAADDMLYSSKHGGRKRVTARSFRDTPA, encoded by the coding sequence ATGCGCCCTGAACTCGAAGCCATCCTGGCTCACTCCCGCAACCTGCCCTCGCCGCCGGGAATCGCGCTGCGCATCATCGAACTGGCCCAGGATCCAGACGTCGATCTGGCCACCACCGCCGACACCATCGCGATGGACATGGCGCTGAGCGCGCGCATGCTGCGCATCGCCAACTCGCCGCTTTACGCCAGCCGGCGCCGCGTCGACAACCTCGGCCAGGCGCTGACCATGCTCGGGCTCAATGCCGCGCTGAGCCTGGCGCTGGGCTTTTCGATGGTGCACAGCCTGCGCGACGGCAGCACCGCCAACGACCTGCAGGAACGCATCTGGCGGCGCAGCGTGCTGTCGGCGCTGGCCAGCCGCATGCTCGGCCAGGCGGCGGGCCTGCGCAAGCACGAGGAACTGATGCTGGCCGGGCTGCTGCAGGACATGGGCGCGCTGGCCCTGCTGCACGTGTGCTACGACGAGTACGCGCCATTGCTGCGCGAGGCCGGCGACGACGGCACGGGACAAGGCCTGTCCGCGCGGGAGCGCGAGCGGCTGGGCTGCGACCGCGCCGAGGTCGGGGCCTGGCTGGCGCAGAAGTGGAAGTTGCCCGAATACCTGCAGCGCAGCATCGGCCGCGGCGCCGGCACCGCCCCTGTAGCGGACACCTTCGCGCGCTGCGTGCAACTGTCCGGCGCCATCGCCGACATCTGGCTGGCCAGCGACACCGATGCCGCGCGCAGCGTGGCAATGGAACGCGCCTACCGCGACCTGCAACTGGACAGCCGCCGCTTCGACGAGGTCATCGCCGGCATCGCCGCGACGCTGCCGGAAATCGCCCCGATCTTCGACGTGCGCATCGCCCAACCGGAGCGGATCGACGCGATCATCAGCCATGCCCGCGAACTGATGGTGCTGCGCAACCTGCGCGAGATCCAGGAAGCCACCCAGGCCCGGCACCAGGCCGACGAAACCGAGCACCGCGCGCGACGCCTGGCCGAGCAGGCCAGCCGCGACGCGCTCACCGGGGTCTACAACCGGCATCAGTTGGACACCCTGCTCGCCCAGCAATTCGACCTGGCCTCGCGCCACGACTGGCCGCTGTCGGTCGCCTTCATCGACCTGGACGACTTCAAGAAGATCAACGACGCCCACGGCCACCTGATCGGCGACCAGGTGCTGCGCGCCTTCGCGCAGGCGCTGCAGCCGCTGCTGCGCAGCAGCGACACCGTGGCCCGCTTCGGCGGCGAGGAATTCCTGGTGCTGCTGCCCAACACCAGCGAGGAGGCGGCGTTGAACGTGATCCGGCGCATCCTCGCCGAGCTCGTGCAGCGGCCGATGGCGCAGGTGAAGGGCGAACCGCTGTACGTCAGCTTCTCCGCCGGCATCGCCACCCAGGGCGGGCACGAACGTTTCAGCAGCGCGCAGGAACTGCTGCAGGCCGCCGACGACATGCTGTACAGCTCCAAGCACGGCGGCCGCAAGCGCGTCACCGCCCGCTCGTTCCGCGACACCCCGGCCTGA
- the tsf gene encoding translation elongation factor Ts — MEITASLVKELRERTGAGMMECKKALTENAGNIDNAAEWLRKSGLAKADKKADRVAAEGRIAMAQDGGKAVLVEINSETDFVAKDNNFLAFTDAVAQAALSSGAADAEALKSAKLPGGETVEEARAAVIAKVGENVQVRRLARIDSANNVAAYVHGGRIGVLVEVKGGDIELARGIAMHIAAMNPPHVKASDVPAEFVAKEKEIELAKMSEKDKAKPADILEKIISGKIAKIVNEVTLYGQPYVLNTDQTVEQAVKAAGADVVGFQRLAVGEGIEKVVEDYAAEVMKQAGLA; from the coding sequence GTGGAAATCACCGCTTCCCTGGTCAAGGAACTGCGCGAGCGCACCGGCGCCGGCATGATGGAGTGCAAGAAAGCGCTCACCGAGAACGCCGGCAACATCGACAACGCCGCCGAGTGGCTGCGCAAGTCGGGCCTGGCCAAGGCCGACAAGAAGGCCGACCGCGTCGCCGCCGAAGGCCGCATCGCGATGGCCCAGGACGGCGGCAAGGCCGTGCTGGTCGAAATCAACTCCGAGACCGACTTCGTCGCCAAGGACAACAACTTCCTGGCCTTCACCGACGCCGTGGCCCAGGCCGCGCTGAGCTCCGGCGCCGCCGACGCCGAAGCGCTCAAGAGCGCCAAGCTGCCCGGCGGTGAGACCGTCGAGGAAGCCCGCGCCGCGGTCATCGCCAAGGTCGGCGAGAACGTGCAGGTGCGCCGCCTGGCGCGCATCGACAGCGCCAACAACGTCGCCGCCTACGTGCACGGCGGCCGCATCGGCGTGCTGGTCGAGGTCAAGGGCGGCGACATCGAGCTGGCCCGCGGCATCGCCATGCACATCGCGGCGATGAACCCGCCGCACGTCAAGGCGTCCGACGTGCCGGCCGAGTTCGTGGCCAAGGAAAAGGAAATCGAGCTGGCCAAGATGTCGGAGAAGGACAAGGCCAAGCCGGCCGACATCCTGGAGAAGATCATCAGCGGCAAGATCGCCAAGATCGTCAACGAGGTCACCCTGTACGGCCAGCCCTACGTGCTGAACACCGACCAGACCGTGGAGCAGGCGGTCAAGGCCGCCGGCGCCGACGTGGTCGGCTTCCAGCGCCTGGCGGTGGGCGAAGGCATCGAGAAGGTGGTGGAGGACTACGCCGCCGAAGTGATGAAGCAGGCCGGACTGGCCTGA
- the pyrH gene encoding UMP kinase — protein MSQLAYRRILLKLSGEALMGDGDYGIDPKIINRLAHEVIEAQQAGAEVALVIGGGNIFRGAGLAAGGMDRVTGDHMGMLATVINALAMQDALEKLGAKVRVMSAIKINDVCEDFIRRRAIRHLEKGRIAIFAAGTGNPFFTTDSGAALRAIEIGADLLLKATKVDGVYDKDPKKHPDAVRFDSLTYDEVIARNLEVMDTAAFALARDSDLPLRIFNMGQPGELLKILRGADIGTLVKGRG, from the coding sequence ATGTCCCAGCTCGCCTATCGCCGCATCCTGTTGAAACTATCCGGCGAAGCGCTGATGGGAGACGGGGATTACGGCATCGATCCCAAGATCATCAACCGCCTCGCGCATGAAGTGATCGAGGCGCAGCAGGCCGGCGCGGAAGTGGCGCTGGTGATCGGCGGCGGCAACATCTTCCGCGGCGCCGGCCTGGCCGCCGGCGGCATGGACCGGGTCACCGGCGACCACATGGGCATGCTCGCCACGGTCATCAACGCGCTGGCGATGCAGGACGCGCTGGAGAAGCTCGGCGCCAAGGTGCGGGTGATGAGCGCGATCAAGATCAACGACGTGTGCGAGGACTTCATCCGCCGCCGCGCGATCCGCCACCTGGAAAAGGGCCGCATCGCGATCTTCGCCGCCGGCACCGGCAACCCCTTCTTCACCACCGACTCCGGCGCCGCGCTGCGCGCGATCGAGATCGGCGCCGACCTGCTGCTGAAGGCGACCAAGGTCGACGGCGTGTACGACAAGGACCCGAAGAAGCATCCCGACGCGGTGCGCTTCGACAGCCTGACCTACGACGAGGTCATCGCCCGCAACCTGGAAGTGATGGATACCGCCGCCTTCGCCCTGGCCCGCGACAGCGACCTGCCGCTGCGCATCTTCAACATGGGCCAGCCCGGCGAACTTCTGAAGATCCTGCGCGGCGCCGACATCGGCACGTTGGTGAAGGGTCGGGGCTGA
- the rseP gene encoding RIP metalloprotease RseP, translating into MGDFLGSVWWMIVSLGVLVTFHEFGHFWVARRCGVKVLRFSVGFGKPLWSRYDRHGTEFAIAAIPLGGYVKMLDEREGEVAPAERDQAFNTKSVWQRIAIVAAGPIANLILCVALLWAMFVIGKQDYAAVVGRAEGLAQQAGLQPGERIVRIGTRPVSSWSDASMQLTVAAMDGADLRIHTEDAQDGASRVHTLRLSQLPAGFDEQQVPRLAGLTWRFMLQPAVIAKVAPGSAADGVLRPGDRILAVDGASITSADQVAAQVQALARNGGSGLVEVWRNGERLALDVRLTPSKDPRLKGLSLGVDIGGERPAPAFDAKLQYGPLAAIPAAFRETGKLAGDTLGIIRRMLTGQASLKNVSGPITIAKVANVSAKQGPDWFLNFLALLSLSLAIMNLLPIPILDGGHLLYYLIELVKGSPLSERAMAAGQFVGLALLAGLMGLAFYNDLFGQVLR; encoded by the coding sequence ATGGGTGATTTCCTCGGGTCCGTCTGGTGGATGATCGTCAGCCTGGGCGTGCTGGTGACCTTCCACGAATTCGGCCACTTCTGGGTGGCCCGCCGCTGCGGGGTCAAGGTGCTGCGCTTCTCGGTGGGCTTCGGCAAGCCGCTGTGGTCGCGCTACGACCGCCATGGCACCGAGTTCGCGATCGCCGCGATCCCGCTGGGCGGCTACGTGAAGATGCTCGACGAGCGCGAGGGCGAGGTCGCCCCGGCCGAGCGCGACCAGGCCTTCAACACCAAGAGCGTGTGGCAGCGCATCGCCATCGTCGCCGCCGGCCCGATCGCCAACCTGATCCTGTGCGTGGCGCTGCTGTGGGCGATGTTCGTGATCGGCAAGCAGGACTATGCGGCGGTGGTCGGCCGCGCCGAGGGCCTGGCGCAACAGGCCGGGCTGCAGCCCGGCGAGCGCATCGTGCGCATCGGCACGCGCCCGGTGTCCAGCTGGAGCGATGCCAGCATGCAGTTGACCGTGGCGGCGATGGACGGCGCGGATTTGCGCATCCACACCGAGGACGCCCAGGATGGCGCCAGCCGCGTGCATACGCTGCGCCTGTCGCAATTGCCGGCCGGTTTCGACGAACAGCAGGTGCCGCGTCTGGCCGGCCTGACCTGGCGCTTCATGCTGCAGCCGGCGGTGATCGCCAAGGTCGCGCCTGGCTCGGCCGCCGACGGCGTGCTGCGCCCGGGCGACCGCATTCTGGCGGTGGACGGCGCCTCGATCACCAGCGCCGACCAGGTCGCCGCGCAGGTCCAGGCACTGGCCCGCAACGGCGGCAGCGGCCTGGTCGAGGTCTGGCGCAATGGCGAGCGGCTGGCGCTGGACGTGCGCCTGACCCCCAGCAAGGACCCGCGACTGAAAGGCCTGTCGCTGGGCGTGGACATCGGCGGCGAGCGCCCGGCGCCGGCGTTCGACGCCAAGCTGCAGTACGGACCGCTGGCGGCGATCCCGGCCGCGTTCCGCGAAACCGGCAAGCTGGCCGGGGACACGCTGGGCATCATCCGCCGCATGCTGACCGGCCAGGCCTCGCTGAAGAACGTGTCCGGGCCGATCACCATCGCCAAGGTCGCCAATGTCTCGGCCAAGCAGGGCCCGGACTGGTTCCTGAATTTCCTGGCGCTGCTGTCGCTGAGCCTGGCGATCATGAACCTGCTGCCGATCCCGATCTTGGACGGCGGGCACTTGCTGTATTACCTTATCGAGTTGGTCAAGGGCAGCCCGCTCAGCGAGCGTGCCATGGCGGCGGGGCAGTTCGTCGGGCTGGCGCTACTGGCCGGGTTGATGGGGTTGGCGTTCTACAACGACCTTTTCGGCCAGGTTCTGCGATGA
- the uppS gene encoding polyprenyl diphosphate synthase produces MSLPRHIAIIMDGNGRWAQRRRRPRVIGHRAGARAVNRTIDFCLERGIAALTLFAFSSENWGRPQEEVDALMKLFLHALDREVEELQRRGVRVRFIGDRARFAPSLRQRMAAAESATRDNQALHLSIAASYGGRQDIAQAARALAEDVAAGRLRPEQIDEDALSARMALADLPPPDLFIRTGGDVRISNFLLWQLAYTELWFTETLWPEFGAEVLQQALDDYASRERRFGLTSAQVATATESTSA; encoded by the coding sequence ATGTCCCTGCCCCGCCACATCGCCATCATCATGGATGGCAACGGCCGCTGGGCGCAGCGTCGCCGCCGGCCGCGCGTGATCGGCCACCGCGCCGGCGCGCGCGCCGTCAACCGCACCATCGACTTCTGCCTGGAGCGCGGCATCGCCGCGCTGACCCTGTTCGCCTTCTCCAGCGAGAACTGGGGACGGCCGCAGGAGGAAGTGGACGCGCTGATGAAGCTGTTCCTGCACGCGCTCGACCGCGAGGTCGAGGAACTGCAGCGGCGCGGCGTGCGCGTGCGCTTCATCGGCGACCGCGCGCGCTTCGCGCCCTCGCTGCGCCAGCGCATGGCCGCGGCCGAAAGCGCCACCCGCGACAACCAGGCCCTGCACCTGTCGATCGCCGCCAGCTACGGCGGCCGCCAGGACATCGCCCAGGCCGCGCGCGCGCTGGCCGAGGACGTCGCGGCCGGGCGCCTGCGCCCGGAGCAGATCGACGAGGACGCGCTGTCGGCGCGCATGGCGCTGGCCGACCTGCCGCCGCCGGACCTGTTCATCCGCACCGGCGGCGACGTGCGCATCAGCAACTTTCTGCTGTGGCAGCTGGCCTACACCGAACTGTGGTTCACCGAGACCCTGTGGCCCGAGTTCGGCGCCGAGGTACTGCAGCAAGCGCTGGACGACTACGCCAGCCGCGAGCGGCGTTTCGGCCTGACCAGCGCGCAAGTCGCCACGGCGACGGAGAGCACATCCGCATGA